The Triticum aestivum cultivar Chinese Spring chromosome 7B, IWGSC CS RefSeq v2.1, whole genome shotgun sequence genome window below encodes:
- the LOC123157362 gene encoding glucan endo-1,3-beta-glucosidase 11 isoform X1, which translates to MAPFATPMRLASLQLSALLCILLCSEVWVLQCGAAIGINYGQVGNNLPTPAQVVSLLSSLRVGKVRIYDVNPQVLAAFAGTGIELIVTVPNDLVQPMAANAGQAMQWATANIKPYFPATRVTGIAVGNEVFTDDDEALKASLVPAMRNLHAALAQLGMDGYVHVSTASSLGVLANSYPPSQGAFTPECAPLMLPFLRFLAETNAPFWINAYPYFAYKADPANVSLSYALSDPYHVGAVDPYTHLQYTSMLYAQVDAVTFAAARLGYGGIPVFVSETGWPSKGDADEVGATVENARAYNRNLLVRQVGNEGTPLRPRQRLEVYLFALFNEDMKPGPTSERNYGLYQPDGRMVYNVGLAQQQTTSAASLSLAASSAPPTRDVGTDLTSLCILSALAILLTSQAFLLG; encoded by the exons ATGGCGCCATTTGCGACGCCGATGAGGTTGGCGTCCCTGCAGCTCTCTGCCCTCCTCTGCATCCTCCTCTGCTCAG agGTCTGGGTGCTGCAATGCGGCGCGGCGATCGGCATCAACTACGGGCAGGTGGGCAACAACCTGCCGACGCCGGCGCAGGTGGTGTCGCTGCTGTCGTCGCTGCGGGTCGGCAAGGTGCGCATCTACGACGTCAACCCACAGGTGCTGGCGGCGTTCGCCGGCACGGGCATCGAGCTCATCGTCACCGTGCCCAACGACCTGGTGCAGCCCATGGCCGCCAACGCTGGCCAGGCCATGCAGTGGGCCACCGCCAATATCAAGCCCTACTTCCCGGCCACGCGCGTCACTGGCATCGCCGTCGGGAACGAGGTGTTCACCGACGACGACGAGGCGCTCAAGGCCAGCCTCGTCCCGGCGATGCGCAACCTGCACGCCGCGCTGGCCCAGCTGGGCATGGACGGGTACGTGCACGTCTCCACGGCCAGCTCCCTCGGCGTGCTGGCCAACTCGTACCCGCCGTCGCAGGGCGCCTTCACGCCGGAGTGCGCCCCCCTCATGCTCCCCTTCCTCCGCTTCCTCGCCGAGACCAACGCCCCCTTCTGGATCAACGCCTACCCATACTTCGCCTACAAGGCCGACCCCGCAAA CGTGTCCCTGTCCTACGCGCTGTCGGACCCGTACCACGTCGGCGCGGTGGACCCCTACACCCACCTCCAGTACACGAGCATGCTGTACGCGCAGGTGGACGCGGTGACCTtcgcggcggcgcggctgggctACGGCGGCATCCCGGTGTTCGTGTCGGAGACGGGGTGGCCGTCCAAGGGCGACGCCGACGAGGTGGGCGCCACCGTGGAGAACGCCCGCGCGTACAACCGGAACCTGCTGGTGCGGCAGGTGGGCAACGAGGGCACGCCGCTGCGGCCCCGCCAGCGCCTGGAGGTCTACCTCTTCGCGCTCTTCAACGAGGACATGAAGCCCGGCCCCACCTCCGAGAGGAACTACGGCCTCTACCAGCCCGACGGCCGGATGGTCTACAACGTCGGCCTCGCCCAGCAGCAGACCACGTCGGCGGCGTCCCTttccctcgccgcctcctccgcgCCTCCCACCAGG GATGTTGGGACGGACTTGACCAGCCTGTGCATCCTCTCAGCTCTGGCCATCC